A genomic segment from Nicotiana tabacum cultivar K326 chromosome 7, ASM71507v2, whole genome shotgun sequence encodes:
- the LOC142162219 gene encoding uncharacterized protein LOC142162219, whose protein sequence is MICDEEEKFGGLPVHFNEIDDFRHCINTCNLFDLGFKGNIYTWWNGRAEEDCIFKRLDRCLGNMELQQFWPGLEINHLSNIGSDHSPMHLSYNPNAGPIKKAFKFLNFWIKHDTFLDVVKESWHADFQASPFIMFNHKLKKMKKALSLWSKATFGDIFQNLASLEEVVKVHETQFELNPTIQNRERLQRVQADLIRVWAIEEDFWKKKAGMTWFKDGDRNTKHFHAHVNGKRRKLQLKRIQDRNGIWLEDSESIANDVVHLFQ, encoded by the coding sequence ATGATATGCgatgaagaagaaaaatttgGAGGACTTCCAGTTCATTTCAATGAGATAGATGACTTTAGGCATTGTATTAATACGTGCAATTTGTTTGATCTTGGATTCAAGGGAAACATCTACACTTGGTGGAATGGGAGAGCTGAGGAGGACTGCATTTTTAAAAGATTAGATAGGTGTTTGGGAAATATGGAACTGCAGCAATTCTGGCCAGGTTTGGAGATTAATCACTTATCTAATATTGGCTCAGATCACAGCCCTATGCACCTTAGTTATAACCCCAATGCTGGTCCAATCAAGAAagcttttaaatttttaaatttctgGATCAAACACGACACATTCCTAGATGTTGTTAAGGAGAGCTGGCATGCAGACTTTCAGGCGAGTCCTTTTATAATGTTCAATCACAagttgaaaaaaatgaagaaggctCTATCTTTATGGAGTAAGGCAACCTTTGGTGATATATTTCAAAATCTAGCCAGTTTGGAGGAAGTAGTTAAGGTGCATGAAACTCAATTCGAACTGAATCCAACAATTCAAAATCGTGAAAGGCTCCAAAGAGTTCAAGCTGATCTGATTCGTGTGTGGGCTATAGAAGAAGATTTCTGGAAGAAAAAAGCAGGTATGACTTGGTTTAAAGATGGTGATAGAAATACTAAGCATTTTCACGCTCATGTGAATGGTAAAAGAAGGAAACTGCAGCTCAAAAGGATACAAGACAGGAATGGGATTTGGCTGGAAGATTCTGAAAGTATAGCCAATGATGTTGTGCATCTTTTCCAATAG